The Triticum aestivum cultivar Chinese Spring chromosome 7B, IWGSC CS RefSeq v2.1, whole genome shotgun sequence genome window below encodes:
- the LOC123161768 gene encoding uncharacterized protein has protein sequence MAAAGKAKEADAARCRRHPSHRHAAGVCPFCLSDRLSRLSAAAGAADAASEPSSASSSGAASVASAQTAPPCREARRARLGMLMRQEDPEAAAGTRHGKQDAAGADYGEKKKPAKRGNFWTRLQQASWYRRDGCSMASVKKSAAAPPHKRAASLF, from the coding sequence ATGGCCGCGGCGGGCAAGGCCAAGGAGGCGGACGCGGCGCGGTGCAGGAGGCACCCGAGCCACCGGCACGCGGCGGGCGTGTGCCCCTTCTGCCTCAGCGACCGCCTCTCGCGCCTCTCCGCCGCCGCAGGAGCCGCCGACGCCGCCTCCGAACCGTCGTCGGCGTCCTCGTCCGGGGCGGCGAGCGTCGCGTCGGCCCAGACGGCGCCGCCCTGCCGCGAGGCGCGCCGGGCGAGGCTGGGCATGCTGATGCGGCAGGAGGACCCGGAGGCGGCCGCGGGCACTCGTCACGGCAAGCAGGATGCGGCGGGGGCAGACTACGGGGAGAAGAAGAAGCCGGCGAAGAGGGGCAACTTCTGGACTCGGCTGCAGCAGGCGAGCTGGTACAGGAGGGACGGCTGCTCGATGGCGTCCGTGAAGAagagcgccgccgcgccgccgcacaaGCGGGCGGCGTCGCTGTTCTGA